A window of Aliarcobacter trophiarum LMG 25534 contains these coding sequences:
- a CDS encoding chaperone NapD encodes MNISSIVVQTLPKYLDSVVENLKKSGVCEYHMHDEKGRVIVTIEGVNVEEELKKLKVIEAIPHISSADMQMSYSEEELSSHMEVLENADLVPKVLTDENIKVEDIVYRGDLKKKDLIGFAKIFDSANK; translated from the coding sequence AATATTTCAAGTATAGTGGTACAAACTTTACCAAAATATCTCGATAGTGTAGTAGAAAATCTTAAAAAATCTGGTGTATGTGAGTATCATATGCATGATGAAAAAGGTAGAGTAATTGTTACTATAGAAGGTGTAAATGTAGAGGAAGAGTTAAAGAAACTTAAAGTAATTGAAGCTATTCCACATATTAGTAGTGCAGATATGCAGATGAGCTATAGCGAGGAGGAATTATCAAGTCATATGGAAGTTTTAGAAAATGCTGATTTGGTTCCAAAAGTTTTAACTGATGAAAATATCAAAGTGGAAGATATAGTATATAGAGGCGATTTAAAGAAAAAAGATTTAATAGGATTTGCCAAAATTTTTGATTCTGCAAATAAATAA